One part of the Helicoverpa armigera isolate CAAS_96S chromosome 3, ASM3070526v1, whole genome shotgun sequence genome encodes these proteins:
- the LOC135119160 gene encoding uncharacterized protein LOC135119160, with translation MGRGERLAPRQVEARRAELRQEVIAEWEQRLAQPTAGHATIAAVRPILKEWLERRHGALSFRLTQVLTGHGCFGKFLCRIGREPTPECHHCGICSEDSSLHTLVECPAWATQRRDLAAAVDAAGSLSLPAVVSYMVGSEEGWNAVASFCEDVMVAKEKAERERETSTTLPARSRRSGRRRVADLRPP, from the coding sequence ATGGGGCGGGGTGAACGCCTCGCGCCTCGGCAAGTTGAGGCGCGCAGGGCAGAGCTCCGGCAAGAGGTAATTGcggaatgggagcagcgacttgcgcaACCCACGGCAGGGCACGCCACTATCGCAGCGGTAAGGCCCATCCTaaaggagtggctggagagacgccacggcgccctcagcttccggctgacGCAGGTTCTTACCGGACacgggtgtttcggaaagttcctgtgtcgcataggccgggagcctacgcccgaatgccaccactgtggcaTCTGCAGCGAGGACTCCTCGCTGCACACGTTGGTGGAGTGCCCAgcatgggcaacgcagcgccgtgacctgGCAGCAGCAGTAGATGCTGCGGGtagtctttcgctgccggctgtcgtgtcctacatggtcggcagcgaagaagggtggaacgccgtcgcctccttttgcgAGGATGTGATGGTCGCAAAGGAGAAGGCGGAAAGGGAGAGGGAAACTAGTACCACTCTCCCCGCCCGCAGTAGACGTAGTGGGCGTCGCAGGGTGGCcgatctccggccaccatag